A region from the Sulfurospirillum oryzae genome encodes:
- a CDS encoding methyl-accepting chemotaxis protein: MKISTRILISLILSLVVLGACIISIAYTNTQKNAKMFISEYEKDAYASHEDELKNIMIIMKQMAHAIYKVEKAKGTSDEKIKETILAQFDALRFFDDKSGYIFAYQYDGVNVLYPTNKSLQGTNLIGLKDANGVYLIKELIEAAQKGGGLVKYSFPKVKDGKPLPKFSYALSFEPYNWMIGTGIYVDNVEEEVAKLQKNIDANTASQIQSFLVISIVLLLLSIIATLFIIKKTISKPLGDLIHRADNLSSGDGDLTRKLEVIGNDEIAIASSSINRFIEKVRILISEAKNLSNENSSISHELSSTSLEVGRAVETSMQIVGNTTSKAHLLKDELVEGITEAKEGKTELLKANDYLKDANNAILALTNDIQSSAATEIELAGKIQQLSHDAEQVKEVLVVIGDIADQTNLLALNAAIEAARAGEHGRGFAVVADEVRKLAERTQKSLQEINATINVIVQAIVDSSDQMTANSKKVESLATTASDVETKINNMFHVMGNATKVSDKTTENYLKTGTDIESMIDDVAQINDISSQNARSVEEIASAAEHLSRMTETLNLKLSEFRT; this comes from the coding sequence ATGAAAATCTCAACAAGGATTTTAATCTCACTCATACTATCGTTGGTAGTTTTGGGCGCTTGTATCATCAGTATAGCGTATACCAATACCCAAAAAAATGCGAAAATGTTCATTTCTGAATATGAAAAAGATGCTTACGCGTCTCACGAAGATGAACTGAAAAATATCATGATCATCATGAAACAAATGGCTCATGCAATATATAAAGTAGAAAAAGCCAAAGGAACCTCTGATGAAAAGATCAAAGAAACCATTTTGGCACAATTTGACGCATTGCGTTTCTTTGATGATAAAAGTGGTTATATCTTCGCTTATCAATATGATGGTGTCAATGTTCTCTACCCTACCAATAAATCTTTACAAGGTACAAATCTTATAGGGCTCAAAGATGCTAATGGGGTCTATCTTATTAAAGAGCTTATTGAAGCGGCTCAAAAAGGTGGTGGGCTTGTAAAATACAGCTTCCCAAAAGTAAAAGATGGTAAACCGCTACCAAAGTTCTCGTATGCCCTTTCATTTGAGCCCTATAACTGGATGATAGGAACGGGTATCTATGTTGATAACGTGGAAGAAGAAGTTGCAAAACTTCAAAAAAATATTGATGCCAATACAGCATCTCAAATCCAGTCGTTTCTTGTAATCTCAATCGTGTTGCTATTGCTTAGTATTATTGCTACTTTATTTATTATTAAGAAGACTATTTCTAAACCATTGGGCGATCTTATTCACCGTGCCGATAATCTCTCTAGTGGCGATGGTGACCTCACACGTAAACTTGAAGTCATAGGCAATGATGAAATAGCTATTGCAAGCAGCAGTATTAACCGTTTTATTGAAAAAGTACGTATTCTCATCAGCGAAGCAAAAAACCTCTCTAATGAGAACTCTTCTATTTCGCATGAACTCTCTTCTACCTCTTTAGAAGTAGGTCGAGCCGTGGAAACATCTATGCAAATTGTTGGAAATACGACTTCCAAAGCCCATCTTTTAAAAGATGAACTGGTTGAAGGCATTACGGAAGCAAAAGAAGGAAAAACAGAACTTCTCAAAGCTAACGATTATCTCAAAGACGCTAACAACGCCATTTTAGCTCTTACCAATGATATTCAAAGCAGTGCTGCAACCGAAATAGAACTTGCAGGAAAAATTCAACAACTCAGTCATGATGCGGAACAGGTTAAAGAAGTTTTAGTTGTCATTGGTGACATTGCCGATCAAACCAACTTACTTGCTCTTAATGCGGCTATTGAAGCAGCAAGGGCTGGGGAACATGGACGAGGCTTTGCGGTTGTTGCTGATGAAGTAAGAAAACTTGCAGAACGTACCCAAAAAAGTCTTCAAGAGATCAATGCCACGATCAATGTTATTGTTCAAGCCATTGTGGATAGCAGCGATCAGATGACCGCTAACTCAAAGAAAGTAGAGTCTTTAGCAACCACAGCGAGTGATGTTGAAACAAAGATCAACAACATGTTCCATGTTATGGGTAATGCCACTAAAGTTTCCGATAAGACAACCGAAAATTATCTTAAAACGGGTACCGACATTGAGTCTATGATAGATGATGTAGCACAAATCAATGACATCTCATCTCAAAATGCCAGAAGTGTTGAAGAAATTGCTAGTGCGGCTGAACATCTGAGTCGTATGACCGAAACACTCAACCTCAAACTCTCTGAGTTTAGAACTTGA
- a CDS encoding methyl-accepting chemotaxis protein, translating to MKISTRILISLILSLLVLGACLIGISYTNTKNNAHVFVNDYEKSAYSFYASELKTIMELMQQTAQTIYKAEKAKGTSDEKIKEIILSQFDALRFFDDKSGYIFVYDPDGTNVLLPTNKSLQGKNLTHLKDTNGVFFVKEMLEIAKKGGGLIQYFFPKVKDGQPFLKYAYAVPFEPYNWMMGTGIYVDNVEAEVGKLKNQISDNVASQIRSFLLISIVLMILSIVTTMFIIKKTISNPLGDLIHRADNLSSGDGDLTRKLEVIGNDEIALASMSINRFIEKVRILISEAKNLSNENSSISHELSSTSLEVGRAVETSMQIVGNTTHKATSLKAEMNTNMGEAKAGKEELIKANGYLKDANNAILALTNDIQSSAATEIELAGKIQQLSHDAEQVKEVLVVIGDIADQTNLLALNAAIEAARAGEHGRGFAVVADEVRKLAERTQKSLQEINATINVIVQAIVDSSDQMTANSKKVESLATTASDVETKINNMFHVMGNATKVSDKTTENYLKTGTDIESMIDDVAQINDISSQNARSVEEIASAAEHLSRMTETLNLKLSEFRT from the coding sequence ATGAAAATATCGACACGGATTTTAATCTCACTGATTCTTTCATTACTGGTTTTGGGCGCTTGTTTAATTGGCATTTCATATACCAATACTAAAAATAATGCACATGTATTTGTGAATGATTATGAGAAAAGTGCTTATAGTTTTTATGCCAGTGAACTTAAAACAATAATGGAACTGATGCAACAGACTGCTCAGACAATTTATAAAGCAGAAAAAGCCAAAGGAACCTCTGATGAAAAGATCAAGGAAATCATTCTGTCACAATTTGACGCATTGCGTTTCTTTGATGATAAAAGTGGTTATATCTTTGTCTATGACCCCGATGGGACAAACGTCTTACTTCCAACTAATAAATCCCTACAAGGTAAAAATCTAACCCATCTTAAAGACACTAACGGTGTCTTTTTTGTGAAAGAGATGCTCGAAATTGCTAAAAAAGGTGGCGGACTTATCCAATACTTCTTCCCAAAAGTCAAAGATGGCCAACCTTTCTTAAAATATGCCTATGCTGTACCTTTTGAGCCTTATAATTGGATGATGGGAACGGGTATTTATGTGGATAATGTTGAAGCCGAAGTGGGAAAACTTAAAAATCAAATAAGTGATAATGTTGCCTCTCAAATTCGCTCTTTCCTCCTTATCTCCATTGTGCTTATGATTCTTAGCATTGTAACGACAATGTTTATTATTAAAAAAACCATTTCCAACCCCTTGGGTGATCTTATTCACCGTGCCGATAATCTCTCTAGTGGCGATGGTGACCTCACACGTAAGCTTGAAGTGATTGGTAATGATGAGATTGCACTTGCTAGTATGAGCATTAACCGTTTTATTGAAAAAGTACGTATTCTCATCAGCGAAGCAAAAAACCTCTCTAATGAGAACTCTTCTATTTCGCATGAACTCTCTTCCACCTCTTTAGAAGTAGGTCGAGCTGTGGAAACATCTATGCAAATAGTAGGAAATACCACACATAAAGCGACCTCGCTTAAAGCGGAGATGAATACCAATATGGGTGAAGCCAAAGCAGGTAAAGAAGAGCTTATAAAAGCCAATGGGTATCTCAAAGACGCTAACAACGCCATTTTAGCTCTTACCAATGATATTCAAAGCAGTGCTGCAACCGAAATAGAACTTGCAGGAAAAATTCAACAACTCAGTCATGATGCGGAGCAGGTTAAAGAAGTTTTAGTTGTCATTGGTGACATTGCCGATCAAACCAATTTACTTGCTCTTAATGCCGCCATTGAAGCAGCACGCGCTGGGGAACATGGACGAGGATTTGCGGTTGTTGCTGATGAAGTAAGAAAACTAGCAGAACGTACCCAAAAAAGTTTACAAGAGATCAATGCCACCATCAATGTTATTGTTCAAGCCATTGTGGATAGCAGCGATCAGATGACCGCTAACTCTAAGAAAGTAGAGTCTTTAGCAACCACAGCGAGTGATGTTGAAACAAAGATCAACAACATGTTCCATGTTATGGGTAATGCCACTAAAGTTTCCGATAAGACAACCGAAAATTATCTTAAAACGGGTACCGACATTGAGTCTATGATAGATGATGTAGCACAAATCAATGACATCTCATCTCAAAATGCCAGAAGTGTTGAAGAGATCGCTAGTGCGGCTGAACATCTGAGTCGTATGACCGAAACACTCAACCTCAAACTCTCTGAGTTTAGAACTTGA
- a CDS encoding MarC family protein gives MSAEFSIVSTAILLMFVIDPFGAVPVILSILKDVDISRRRVIILREMIFGLGILMLFLFGGELFLSIFHLETESVRIAGAVIFFVIGIKMIFPGVEGSSGLYGSSKEPFMVPIAMPLIAGPSTLATLLVLGKSHTQELGGVFAALILAWLISALIMYLSPLLYKLLREKGLSALERLMGMLLLMMSVQMFIDGIRGLMHTF, from the coding sequence ATGAGTGCTGAATTTTCCATTGTCTCAACAGCCATTTTGTTGATGTTTGTCATCGACCCTTTTGGCGCAGTTCCTGTTATTCTCTCCATCCTAAAAGATGTGGATATTTCACGAAGAAGGGTCATCATTCTTCGTGAGATGATTTTTGGACTTGGCATCTTGATGCTCTTCCTCTTTGGAGGAGAGCTTTTTTTAAGCATCTTTCACCTTGAAACAGAGTCCGTGCGTATCGCAGGGGCGGTGATTTTCTTTGTGATTGGCATTAAGATGATTTTTCCAGGAGTTGAAGGCAGTAGCGGACTTTATGGCTCTTCAAAAGAGCCTTTTATGGTTCCCATCGCTATGCCTCTCATCGCTGGACCTTCGACACTTGCAACACTTTTAGTCCTTGGGAAATCACACACGCAAGAACTTGGAGGCGTATTTGCCGCGCTCATTTTAGCATGGCTTATCTCAGCGCTCATCATGTACCTCTCCCCCCTTCTTTATAAACTGCTTCGCGAGAAAGGGCTCTCAGCGTTGGAGCGTCTAATGGGAATGCTTCTTTTGATGATGTCCGTACAGATGTTCATCGATGGCATACGAGGGCTTATGCATACCTTTTAG
- a CDS encoding methyl-accepting chemotaxis protein, giving the protein MKISTTILMALTLSLIMLGACIIGLSYINTKKNTETFLHEYGKSAYSFHANELKNIMDMMQQTAHAIYKAEKAKGTSDDKIKEAILEKFDTLRFFDDKSGYLFVYKSDGVAVLMPTNKMLEGKNLIDLKDSNGVMIIKELIEVAKNGGGLVKYNFPKVKDGKPLPKFSYAVPFEPYNWTIGTGIYVDTVQENIASIQKQTDTNVKEQIQYFLFISTILIALSIGLTMFFIKKMVSAPINNLIQRADNLSSGDGDLTRKLEVIGNDEIAIASRSINRFIEKVRVLISEAKNLSNENSSIAHELSSTSLQVGRAVETSMQIVSNTTHKATSLKTEMSYGIDEAKDAKEELLKANNFLKEANSAILTLTHEIQESATTEIELAHKIQQLSTDAEQVKEILVVIGDIADQTNLLALNAAIEAARAGEHGRGFAVVADEVRKLAERTQKSLQEINATINVIVQAIVDSSDTMTINSKKVESLAVTANEVETKINTLLNVMDTATNVSDKTVENYLHTGNNISLMIGDISQINDISSENARSVEEIAGAAEHLNKMTEMLNLKLSEFKT; this is encoded by the coding sequence ATGAAAATTTCAACCACAATTCTTATGGCTTTAACTCTCTCACTGATCATGCTAGGCGCTTGTATTATTGGTCTTTCTTACATAAATACAAAAAAAAATACCGAAACCTTTTTGCATGAATATGGGAAAAGTGCTTACTCATTTCATGCAAATGAACTTAAAAACATTATGGACATGATGCAACAAACTGCCCATGCAATCTATAAAGCTGAAAAAGCCAAGGGTACCTCAGACGACAAGATCAAGGAAGCAATCTTAGAAAAATTTGACACATTACGCTTTTTTGATGATAAAAGTGGTTATCTCTTTGTCTATAAATCAGATGGAGTTGCTGTTTTAATGCCAACCAATAAAATGCTTGAAGGTAAGAACTTGATTGATCTTAAAGATAGTAATGGTGTGATGATCATTAAAGAGTTGATTGAAGTAGCTAAAAACGGTGGAGGGCTTGTCAAATACAACTTCCCAAAAGTCAAAGATGGTAAGCCACTTCCAAAATTCTCTTATGCAGTACCTTTTGAGCCTTATAACTGGACTATAGGTACGGGTATCTATGTCGATACTGTACAAGAGAATATTGCGAGTATTCAAAAACAGACTGATACAAACGTCAAAGAGCAAATTCAATATTTTCTGTTTATTTCAACTATCTTAATTGCTCTTAGCATCGGACTAACTATGTTCTTTATTAAAAAAATGGTATCGGCCCCTATTAACAATCTCATTCAAAGAGCCGATAACCTTTCCAGTGGCGATGGCGATCTTACCCGAAAACTTGAAGTCATAGGCAATGATGAGATAGCCATTGCCAGCCGTAGCATTAATCGCTTTATTGAAAAAGTACGTGTTTTAATCAGTGAGGCTAAAAACCTCTCCAATGAAAACTCATCCATTGCGCATGAACTCTCCTCAACTTCCTTACAAGTGGGTCGTGCCGTGGAAACATCTATGCAAATTGTGAGCAATACTACCCATAAAGCAACGTCACTCAAAACAGAGATGAGTTATGGTATTGATGAAGCAAAAGATGCCAAAGAAGAGTTACTTAAAGCCAATAACTTTTTAAAAGAAGCGAATAGCGCTATTCTTACGCTTACTCATGAAATTCAAGAGAGTGCCACCACAGAAATTGAACTTGCCCATAAAATTCAACAATTAAGTACTGATGCTGAACAAGTTAAAGAAATATTAGTCGTAATCGGAGATATTGCCGATCAAACCAATTTGCTTGCTCTTAATGCGGCTATTGAAGCTGCAAGGGCTGGTGAACATGGTCGAGGCTTTGCGGTTGTTGCTGATGAAGTAAGAAAATTAGCAGAACGTACCCAAAAAAGTTTACAAGAGATCAATGCCACCATCAATGTTATTGTTCAAGCCATTGTAGATAGTAGCGATACAATGACAATAAACTCCAAAAAAGTGGAGTCTTTAGCAGTTACAGCAAATGAGGTAGAGACAAAAATCAATACTTTACTTAATGTTATGGACACAGCAACAAATGTCTCAGATAAAACAGTTGAAAATTATCTTCATACAGGAAATAATATTAGCTTAATGATTGGCGATATTTCTCAAATCAATGATATTTCAAGTGAAAATGCTAGAAGTGTAGAAGAGATCGCTGGCGCTGCTGAACATCTCAATAAAATGACCGAAATGCTTAATCTCAAACTCTCTGAGTTTAAAACCTGA
- the msrA gene encoding peptide-methionine (S)-S-oxide reductase MsrA encodes MTKEVATLGGGCFWCLEAVFEETRGVLDAVSGYAGGASTNPTYEQVCSGTTGHAEVVQITFDPTIISYEALLKIFWLIHDPTTLNRQGNDVGTQYRSVIFYHNEAQKEKAETSIKEFSNKFTKPIVTEVKPLETFYKAEAYHQDYFKNNPSHGYCMFVVSPKVQHFKHEYQDLVK; translated from the coding sequence ATGACAAAAGAAGTTGCAACACTAGGTGGTGGATGTTTTTGGTGTTTGGAGGCTGTTTTTGAAGAGACACGCGGCGTTTTAGATGCGGTAAGCGGTTACGCAGGGGGTGCGAGCACAAACCCCACATACGAGCAGGTTTGTAGCGGTACAACAGGTCATGCTGAAGTGGTGCAAATCACCTTTGATCCAACCATTATTTCGTATGAAGCGTTGCTCAAAATCTTTTGGCTTATTCATGACCCAACTACGCTTAATCGTCAAGGAAATGATGTAGGAACGCAGTACCGCTCTGTCATTTTTTACCATAATGAAGCGCAAAAAGAAAAAGCTGAGACTTCAATCAAAGAGTTTTCAAACAAATTTACCAAACCGATTGTGACAGAAGTGAAGCCTTTAGAGACATTTTATAAAGCTGAAGCGTACCATCAAGATTATTTCAAAAATAACCCAAGTCATGGCTATTGTATGTTTGTGGTCTCGCCTAAAGTTCAGCACTTTAAACACGAGTATCAGGATTTGGTAAAGTAG
- a CDS encoding ABC transporter permease — protein MKREPSLHVTQNEDHFSVALRGVWVKESIQKLELALKTLTCKPKAFYTFDLSGIKDFDTHGIMLILHHVKQLEAMQCNVSTIGANESLSKLFNICEMHYPKEKAPESKEIFILSFLENVGRDVFEGYKTLSCFFAFTGELAHFSLAAFLKPHTIRLKAMFYHVEQSGAGAIPIILLTSFLIGIVIAYQGATQLEKFGANIFIVEMVTISAVRELAPLLAAIVIAGRSASAYTAQIGVMKITDEVDAMSSMGFSPWNFLVLPRLFALIISLPLLVFFADIVSVFGGMVIAATKLDVSFVEFIDRIKQTVALKHLVIGLIKAPIFGCIIATIGCFRGFQIDSSTESVGKYTTISVVNAIFWVIAMDAIISVLLTELGL, from the coding sequence ATGAAAAGAGAACCCTCACTGCATGTAACTCAAAATGAAGATCATTTTAGTGTTGCATTGCGGGGTGTTTGGGTCAAAGAATCGATTCAAAAACTCGAACTTGCATTAAAGACACTTACATGTAAACCTAAAGCTTTCTATACCTTTGATCTCTCGGGGATTAAAGATTTTGACACGCATGGAATTATGCTAATTTTGCACCATGTGAAACAGCTCGAAGCAATGCAGTGCAATGTTTCGACCATTGGGGCTAACGAATCCTTATCAAAACTTTTTAACATCTGCGAAATGCACTATCCAAAAGAAAAAGCTCCTGAGTCTAAAGAAATTTTTATTCTTTCTTTCCTTGAAAATGTGGGAAGAGATGTCTTTGAGGGCTATAAAACACTTTCTTGTTTTTTTGCTTTTACGGGAGAGCTTGCTCATTTTTCGCTTGCTGCATTTCTCAAGCCCCATACGATTCGTCTCAAAGCAATGTTTTACCATGTTGAGCAAAGCGGTGCTGGAGCTATTCCTATTATTTTACTCACTTCTTTTTTGATCGGTATTGTCATCGCATACCAAGGTGCAACCCAGCTTGAAAAATTTGGTGCCAATATTTTTATTGTCGAAATGGTTACCATCTCCGCCGTACGTGAGCTAGCGCCTTTGCTAGCAGCGATTGTTATAGCAGGACGAAGTGCCTCTGCTTACACGGCACAAATTGGTGTCATGAAGATCACTGATGAAGTAGATGCTATGAGTTCTATGGGATTTTCACCCTGGAATTTTCTAGTACTCCCCCGCCTTTTTGCACTTATTATCTCATTGCCTCTTTTAGTCTTCTTTGCTGACATTGTCTCTGTTTTTGGGGGTATGGTCATTGCTGCAACCAAACTTGATGTGAGCTTTGTTGAATTTATTGACCGTATCAAACAAACCGTTGCACTAAAGCATCTTGTGATTGGACTCATTAAAGCGCCTATTTTTGGTTGTATTATCGCAACTATTGGTTGTTTTCGTGGTTTTCAGATCGATAGCAGCACGGAGAGTGTTGGAAAATACACCACTATCAGCGTTGTAAATGCTATTTTTTGGGTTATTGCGATGGATGCCATTATCTCAGTCTTATTGACGGAGCTTGGGCTATGA
- a CDS encoding ABC transporter ATP-binding protein, whose amino-acid sequence MKNHVIIEARNIVTRFGKHVIHDGVSFKIHKGEIFGLLGGSGSGKTTLLREMIMLQRTSDGQMLVLGTNVMTSSQKISQKLRQKWGVLFQFGALFTSLTILENITIAMKEYTNLPDWLIVESALMKLSMVGLPPKVASMYPSELSGGMKKRAGLARALALDPKLLFLDEPTSGLDPQSARAFDALIVTLRDTLGITVVMVTHDKDTIANVLDRFVILGNKKVMFEGNMELLKQTTNEELKKFLN is encoded by the coding sequence ATGAAAAACCACGTTATTATTGAAGCTAGAAATATTGTCACCCGTTTTGGTAAACATGTTATACACGACGGGGTTAGTTTTAAAATTCACAAAGGCGAAATTTTTGGACTTTTAGGCGGTAGTGGTAGTGGCAAAACAACATTACTTCGCGAAATGATCATGCTCCAAAGAACCAGTGATGGACAGATGCTTGTCTTAGGCACCAATGTGATGACATCTTCTCAAAAGATATCCCAAAAATTGAGGCAGAAATGGGGTGTTCTTTTCCAATTTGGTGCTCTTTTTACCTCTTTGACTATTCTTGAAAATATCACCATTGCGATGAAAGAGTATACCAATCTTCCCGATTGGCTTATTGTTGAGTCAGCGTTAATGAAACTCTCTATGGTAGGTCTCCCTCCTAAAGTCGCTTCCATGTACCCCTCTGAATTGAGTGGCGGTATGAAAAAAAGAGCTGGTCTTGCACGTGCACTTGCACTTGATCCCAAATTACTTTTTTTAGATGAGCCAACTTCTGGACTTGATCCACAAAGTGCGAGAGCCTTTGATGCGCTTATTGTTACTTTGCGCGATACTCTGGGTATCACTGTTGTTATGGTGACCCACGATAAAGATACCATTGCCAATGTATTAGATCGTTTTGTCATTTTAGGCAATAAAAAAGTAATGTTCGAAGGCAATATGGAGCTTTTAAAGCAAACAACGAATGAAGAGTTGAAAAAATTTTTAAATTGA
- a CDS encoding MlaD family protein: protein MENRLSYILVGAFIFVLLIGGVLSILWLGNYSDKGTFKFYKVATKESVSGLNDKAPVKLRGVQIGEVRSITINPDNGEEVLVTIRVQDNAPIKEDTYAIIEAQGITGLSFIQLQGGTNEAKDLKTSNKAEEYGLIYSRPSTFSRLDKTITSLSAKAEMIFERAENIMSAKNVRNLEIIIENSAKIAESTNKTMANLEAQNKEINQLLKEATAAATGVKEMSHSFTSAIDNTGIDTMNKVREAAQNVTTVMGGLNQKIEKGSFDIDILVKENLMPLQQTLQELHVLVNETKDLVSNLKDSPSDLLFKEETIKPAPNER, encoded by the coding sequence ATGGAAAATAGGTTAAGTTATATTTTGGTAGGTGCATTTATTTTTGTGCTACTTATTGGAGGTGTGCTTTCGATTCTTTGGCTGGGAAACTACTCCGATAAAGGAACTTTCAAATTTTACAAAGTAGCTACCAAAGAGTCTGTTTCTGGGCTCAATGATAAAGCCCCCGTAAAGCTTCGTGGTGTCCAAATCGGTGAAGTGCGTAGTATTACCATCAATCCTGATAATGGTGAAGAAGTTTTAGTTACCATACGTGTTCAAGATAATGCTCCTATTAAAGAAGATACCTATGCCATCATCGAAGCACAGGGAATTACTGGTCTTAGTTTTATTCAGCTTCAAGGCGGAACCAACGAGGCAAAAGATCTTAAAACAAGCAACAAAGCAGAAGAATATGGGCTTATTTATTCACGCCCATCCACTTTTTCAAGACTCGATAAAACCATCACCTCGTTGAGTGCAAAAGCAGAGATGATTTTCGAGAGAGCTGAAAATATCATGAGTGCGAAAAATGTTAGAAACCTTGAAATTATCATCGAAAATAGTGCCAAAATAGCAGAATCCACAAATAAAACAATGGCTAATCTTGAAGCACAAAACAAAGAGATCAATCAATTGCTTAAAGAAGCAACAGCGGCGGCTACGGGTGTTAAAGAGATGTCGCATTCTTTTACCTCGGCTATCGACAATACAGGCATTGATACGATGAATAAAGTACGAGAAGCCGCTCAAAATGTGACAACCGTTATGGGAGGGCTCAATCAAAAGATCGAAAAAGGCTCTTTCGATATTGATATTTTGGTGAAAGAGAACTTAATGCCTCTTCAACAAACACTTCAAGAATTACATGTATTGGTAAATGAAACGAAAGATTTAGTCAGTAACCTCAAAGATAGCCCAAGTGATCTTCTTTTTAAAGAAGAGACCATCAAACCAGCACCTAATGAACGCTAA
- a CDS encoding ABC-type transport auxiliary lipoprotein family protein, whose product MKHIILAILTLLLLSGCGVKETSLKPYNYTLEPMLKLESFTVHNNDVLKVAYIDAPSGLNTRSIVYKKDGAMQPYKYGTWSETPPLKLQYLITEALQDQHHFESVISGTSMAANNLVLEPVLQNFEEVFREDGTSYVHVNLRFRLIEIKTGEVLGSIKLSSKKDVTNTNGAAGCVEAFNLATADVIKSLSIWINGVRK is encoded by the coding sequence ATGAAACACATTATCCTCGCCATTTTGACACTTTTACTACTAAGCGGTTGCGGCGTTAAAGAAACCTCTTTAAAACCCTACAACTACACACTAGAGCCAATGCTCAAATTGGAGTCTTTTACAGTACACAACAACGATGTGCTTAAAGTTGCCTACATTGACGCGCCTAGTGGCTTAAACACGCGCTCTATTGTTTATAAAAAAGATGGTGCAATGCAACCTTATAAATATGGCACATGGAGTGAAACACCTCCTTTGAAACTGCAATACCTTATCACGGAAGCATTGCAAGATCAACACCACTTTGAATCTGTCATTTCAGGCACTTCTATGGCAGCCAATAATTTGGTGTTAGAGCCTGTGCTTCAAAATTTTGAAGAGGTATTTCGAGAAGATGGAACATCCTATGTACATGTTAACCTTCGTTTTCGCCTTATTGAAATCAAAACAGGAGAAGTGTTAGGAAGCATTAAACTCTCATCGAAAAAAGATGTCACCAATACCAATGGGGCAGCAGGATGCGTTGAAGCCTTTAATCTTGCAACAGCCGATGTTATCAAAAGCCTCTCTATTTGGATCAATGGGGTTCGCAAGTAG
- a CDS encoding DUF1104 domain-containing protein, whose product MKKIFFVCLITLGFLFAKTDFSEMSTEELVALIGYIDPPKEERFYEELDKRVVTMSEEQKALYEDDKKRRDNAKE is encoded by the coding sequence ATGAAAAAAATATTCTTTGTCTGTTTGATAACGCTTGGCTTTTTGTTTGCTAAAACAGATTTTAGCGAAATGAGCACGGAAGAGCTTGTAGCCCTTATTGGCTATATTGATCCGCCCAAAGAAGAGCGTTTTTATGAAGAACTTGACAAGCGTGTAGTGACCATGAGCGAAGAGCAAAAAGCACTTTATGAAGACGATAAGAAAAGAAGAGACAATGCCAAAGAGTAA
- a CDS encoding response regulator transcription factor yields MKTIRKEETMPKSKLLLLEDDTNLSETVCEFLESKGYHVTPVYDGEAAEELIYEHQFDLFLMDVNVPSLNGFTLLSRVRKEGNTTPAIFLTSLNAIEDLEHGYESGCDDYLRKPFALKELLFRIETILKREFFHTQTPKIRIDEGIEYDSLGNQLLVHNKAVQLQNKEAKLLKLFLQKKNEIISHEMIMVHLWEYDEQGSDDTLRTYIKNLRKIMGKERIVSIKKLGYKFTLA; encoded by the coding sequence ATGAAGACGATAAGAAAAGAAGAGACAATGCCAAAGAGTAAACTTCTTCTTTTGGAAGATGACACCAATCTGAGCGAAACAGTATGTGAGTTTCTAGAGTCCAAAGGTTATCATGTCACACCTGTATATGATGGAGAAGCGGCAGAAGAGCTCATTTATGAGCATCAATTTGATCTTTTTTTAATGGATGTCAATGTTCCTTCTTTAAACGGATTTACGCTTCTCTCCAGAGTCCGTAAGGAGGGAAACACGACTCCAGCGATCTTTTTGACTTCACTGAATGCCATCGAAGATTTGGAGCATGGCTATGAGAGTGGTTGTGATGATTATTTACGCAAACCGTTTGCCCTTAAAGAGCTTCTTTTTCGTATTGAAACCATTTTGAAACGTGAGTTTTTTCATACTCAAACCCCTAAAATACGTATTGATGAAGGTATAGAATATGACTCACTGGGTAACCAGTTGTTAGTGCACAACAAAGCGGTACAACTTCAAAATAAAGAGGCAAAGCTACTTAAACTTTTTTTACAAAAGAAAAATGAAATTATTAGTCATGAAATGATTATGGTACATTTATGGGAGTATGACGAACAAGGCAGTGACGATACCCTTCGCACTTACATTAAAAATCTTCGTAAAATTATGGGGAAGGAACGCATTGTTAGCATTAAAAAATTGGGATATAAATTTACGCTCGCGTGA